Below is a genomic region from Verrucomicrobiia bacterium.
GGAGCCGCGGCCGGTGACTCAGACGTCGGGGCGGGTGTTGCCGGGCGTGCGGCGGGCGCGGCCGCTTGGGCCGGGGCCGCAGGTTTGTTCATTTCCTCCATTTTTTGGTGGAGCGCCTCGCGGAGCTTTGCGTCGGTGGCGGTGTCGGCCGCGGAGGCTTTCAAAGCCACGAGGCTGAACGCCACGGCACCACAGGCGAGGAGGGTTTTGGACATTTGCATGCGATTTTTCTAAGCCAAATCAAGTTATGAAGCAACAGCTTTCCCGGCGGGGGCGGGCGGGCGCCATTGGTTTCGGAACAAGCCCGGGAAGGGCACGCGCAGCAGGCTGCGCACGAGAATGCCCCGCACTTCGGCCCGGGACACTTTGATGCGCCGGCCGGCGTCCAGCACGGGGCCGGTGCGCAACTGTGCCACCGTCCGGACGCCAATCAGGATGGGCCAGGCGCAGGCGAGGCGCACGCGCCACTGGCCGGCGGGCAGGGTATTGGTGTAATTCCAGCCTGCGGCCAGATGCGCCGTGGCGAGGTCCAGCAAATCGTCATAAACCGGGCGAAACACAGCTTCATTTTTGGTGTGCACCAAATCAGCCGCACGCAGCCCCACCCGTTTGAGCCGCTCCGTCGGGAGGTAGCAGCGGCCCTGCCGCAAATCTCGTGGCAGGTCGCGCAGGATGTTCACGAGCTGAAGGCCTTTCCCGAACCGGACGCCGTCGGTCAGCAATTGCGCGTCGTCCAGCGGCGCACCAGGAAACAAATGCGCGCGGCACATCTTCGTCCAGAACTCGCCCACGCAACCGGCCACGCGGTAGGTGTAGTCGTCCAGTTCGGCGTCGGTTTGGAGGGCGATGATTTGCTGGGGCAACCCACCCCTGACCCCTCCCAGGAGGGGAACTGTGTTGTTGGACGCTCCGGACATGTAGCTCCCCTCCTTGGAGGGGCTGGGGGTGGGTGTTCCAACGGTTTGCCTCGCCACTCCGCCAAACCGCATCAAATCCATTTCCTGTCCGCTGGTGATGGTGTCAATCACCGTGCGAACCAAGTTCAGATCTTCGGCGGACAGCGTTTGCAAAAGGGCCAGACTGTCCTCGACCCGTTCGAGCAGCGTCCGTTCGGCGGGCGAACCTTGGTGCACGGCGATGGCGCTGAAGCTGATCGGTTCACGCTGGTGGCCAAAAATCCGCGCCCGCAACCGCGCCAGCGCATTCAGCCGTTCTTGCAGTGGCAGGATTTCCGTGTCGGCAATCGTGTCCGTGGTGCGCGCGAGCAGGTAGGCCAGGCCGATTTGCGGCCGCACGGCGCGCGGCAGCACCCGCAACGTCAGGTAGAACGAGCGCGAGGTTTGCTTGAGCAATTCCTGGAGTGATCCAGTCATTCTGATTGGGCAACGGCTTTTATTTTGCTGTCCCGCAGGGACAACGGAGATTAGCCAGACACGAAGTGTCTGGTCACGCCAAGAAGAGAATTCAACTTGAAGGGACGCTTGGAGGCAACTGCCATCAGCATTTCCTCCATCCCCTGGACAGGCGGGATTTATGTCGCGAAGCGACTCCGGAAATTAGCCAGACACGGAGTGTCTGGTAACAGTAAGAACGTTATTCGTCCTGAAGGGACGGTGGAAATGGGCGCATTGACAATGGATGGTTCCGCCGTCCCGTTGGGACGGGAGGGTTTTTATGGTCGTTACCAGCCACCTTGTGGCTGGCTAATTTCCGATTGTGCCTTTGGCACGAACATGTTTGCGGAAGGCCGGCGCGTGACCCTTGACCGCCGCGGTTCCGGACGTTGGCTTGCGCCGGGCGGGCTTGGGCGTTCGGGTTTTGGCGGCGGGGTTCATTTCAAAATCCGGAAGGATGCTCGGATATGTCACCACAAATAAGCTTCATCGTAGTCCACGTGGTGTTTTTGAAGAAAAGCCACATACTCCTCCTGAAAGGTCTTTGTCCGGTGATGCTCCATCTGGCTGGCGATGTATTCCCTTACCGCGTCACAATTGGAAACACTCACCGTGAATGCGCCATAACCTGGCTGCCACGCGAAGTTTTTCACCCCAATGGTTTCGTGAATCCAGCGTGATGAGGTTTGCTTGATGTCTTGAACAAACGAGGCAAGGGCGTGTGTCGCGCGTAAACCGACCAGCAAATGAACATGGTCAGCCGTTCCACCGACCGCTTCGGGGATTCCCTCCGCTGTGCGAACCAGACCGCCGAGATATTCATGCAAACGGCCTCGCCATGCGTCGTTGATGAACGGATGCCGGTCCTTTGTGCTGAACACGATGTGGTAGTGCAGGCTTAAATGCGTGGATGGCATACCTGTTTGTGTCGCGGAGCGACTCGGGAGATTAGCCAGACACGAAGTGTCTGGTCACGCCAAGAAGAAAAAACGTCCTGAAAGGACGGTGGGAGTTTGAGACGGATACAACGATGGTTCCGCCGTCCCGCTGGGACGGGAGGATGTTTATGGTCGTTACCAGCCACCTTGTGGCTGGCTGCTAATTTCCGATTGTGCCTTTGGCACGAACATGTTTGCGGAAGGCCGGCGCGTGACCCTTGACCGCCACGGCTCCAACCGCCGGCTTGCGCCGGGCGGGCTTGGGCGTTCGGGTTTTGGCGGCGGGTTTCATTTCAAATCAAACAACGAGCACGCCGCCGCATTGAGCAGTTTGTTCGATATGTCCGCCGACATTGGTGTCAGGTGTTAATCCGCATCTGGGACTTTTTCTTCGTAATCTTCCAATACCTTGTCGGAAAGATGCCCAAGGTATTGTTGCCCGAGCAGGTCTGCAACTCTGTCGTATGAAAGATAAGTGCAGGTGTCTGATAAGGCTCCTCCTTCAAGAAGTGCAAAAACTGGCCTTCGGATTTCTTGAAAGACTTTTTCTTGCCGCGAAGCGGGAGCAACAATGTGCAGTTTGATTTTTAGATTTGGCTGCATCGCAAGCAGGTCCGCCATGCGAAGGATTCCTGAATACACCGAGGTCGTGTGTTCAACTTCAAATGCCCGCACAATTGACCGTCCTTTGAGCCATAGAACGTCAATTTGCTCAATCGTCTTCATCGTAGCGCGGTCGAACCCGGCCGGAAGATTCTCAAGCAACACGCCTGGCTCCGGTTTCCATTTGGTAAGAACCCTGGTCCGATCAGCCCGCGGCAGCCAAATTTGGAAACCCATCTGCGAGCCAATCTCAGCCAATGCAGCTTGCATTTGGAGCGATTCCCGCAGTGCGTTTGCATCTACTTGCCCGGTCTTTTCAATTTCAGCATTTTGCGGGACGGTTACAGTTACTTCCTTATCCGCTCTCTTGACGGTGTCCTCGGGGTTCCAAAGCTCCATCATGGAATACAAGAACGCGGATAATGTTCGCGCAGATCCCTCGACGCCCAGCGCGCGAATCCCTTCGCGAATCAGCACGTTGCTGTGCGCAATGCGGTTTCCAATCGAGGCGGAATTCCAATCGAAAGGCAGTTTCAGATCGAGAAATTCGATTTGGGCTTTCCGGTGCTTGAGCGAAATCGCCGAAAGATTTTCAACGGGGTCATAAGCTGCAAGCAGTGCGTTAAGCACATTCCCGCTTTCACCGGTAAGCCTGTTTTTCCCGTCCGCGTTTTCAACATAAAGTTCATCAATCAATGTGGCCTTACGATCCGCTTTGCTTTCCTTGAAAATGGCGTCAACTAAACGCGCCAGTTTTTGATCTGAATGGAGAATGTTGAACAATTTCCGCCAGACGTTCTGCGGCACCATTACTTTGGCGACAACTTCACTGCCTTTAGGTTTGCCCTTTGCACAGAAATCAAGAATGCGGATAATTTCGTCGCAAGTTTCATCTGGAATCTCGCCGTGTCCTTGTGCAAGCACTTGCTCGGACCAGAATTGTTGAAATGCGGCGCTTTGCCTCTGCCAAATCATATCCTTGGCAACTGAATCATAACTTTGGAGGAACCTCGAAACGAGGTCTTGCATCAAAGGTTTGTTCATAAACATTTCACCGAAGCAGTTCCCGCCACCTTGCCAGTTGCTTCGCCACTTCCTTCGTTCCCGGAGCGCCGGTCAGGTTTCGTTTTGCCATCGCGCGTTGCAGCTTGAAGATGCCGAGCGCATCGCGGCCAAAGGTTTTGTCGATGGCTTGCAGTTCCGCGAACTTGAGTTGATCCAGCGGTTTGCCCGTCTTCTCGCTGTGCGCGACGACGGCGCCCACGACGTGATGCGCCTGCCGGAACGCCATGCCGCGCCGCACGAGGTAATCCGCGAGGTCGGTGGCGAGCAATTGCGGGTCGCGCGCGGCGGCGGCGCAGGCGGCGGCGTTCACCTTCGTGTTCGCCAGCATCGCGGCCATCAGCCGGACGCTCGCCCTCACGGTGTCCGCCGTGTCGAACAGCCGTTCCTTGTCTTCCTGCAAGTCGCGATTGTAGGTCATCGGCAGGCCCTTCAGCAGTGTTAGCAGCGCAACAAGATTGCCGATGACGCGGCCGGACTTGCCGCGCGTGAGTTCGGCTACATCCGGATTCCGCTTCTGCGGCATGAGCGACGAACCGGTCGTGTAGGCGTCGGCGATCTTGATGAAGTTGAACTCCGCGCCCGCCCAGAGAATGACGTCCTCTGCGAGCCGCGACAGGTGCACAGCGATGAGCGCGGCGGCAGCGCAGAATTCCACGAGGAAATCCCGGTCGCTGACGCCGTCCATCGAATTCTGCGTGACGCGCGGCTTGCCCTGCGCATCCACGAAGCCAAGCAACTTAGCGACGAACTCACGATTAAGCGGCAGCGTGGAACCGGCAATCGCGCCGGAACCGAGCGGACAGACGTTCGCGCGTTCGGCGCAATCAGCCAGCCGCGTGAAGTCGCGTTGCAACATCTCGACGTAGGCGAGCAGGTGATGCGCGAAATAGACCGGCTGCGCCCGTTGCAGATGCGTGTAACCGGGGATGATGACGTCGGCATTCTTTGCGCCGAGCTGCACGAACGATTTCTGGAGCTGCCGCAACTCGCCTTGCAATGCGGCGATCTCGTCACGCAGCCAGAGCCGCATGTCGAGCGCAACCTGGTCGTTGCGCGAGCGGGCGGTGTGCAGCTTCGCGCCGGCGGGCACGCGCTTCGTCAGTTCCGCCTCGATGTTCATGTGGACGTCTTCGAGTTCCGGCTTCCATTTGAATTTCCCGGCGGCGATCTCGGCAGCGATTTGCTTGAGGCCGCGCGTGATGGCGGCGAGTTCGGCCGGCTTCAACACGCCGATCTTCCGGAGCATGGTGGCGTGCGCGATGGAGCCGCGGATGTCGTGCTGCCACAACCGCCAGTCGAAGGAGATGGATTCCGAGAATGCGGCGACATCGGCGGCCGGACCGCCGGAGAACCGTCCACTGCGCGAGACAACCCGTTTCATGGCCCGAATGTATCGGTGGAAACGCGTGGGGTCACGTGGGAAACGGGATTCAGGAAGTCCGCGTGACCTTGTCCCAAACAGCCCGCTTGAACCATGCAGGCATCTGATCGGTCTTCATTTCGAGCATGTGGCCGTCAGTGATCTCGGCCAGCCAGGTTCGATCCTGATCGTGGGTGGAATTGTCGAAAATGTAGGCGCGATTTGTGTAGGCGATGGCATCCCTCAACAAATTCAATGAGCGCGCATAACGGCTGACAATTTTGTCTTCAGGCACCGGGTGGCCACCGAGCCGGACGCGGTTGCGAACGCGCGAAACATTAATCTCCGGATCATCGGTCGCGATGTAGTAAAGATACGTGCGATAGCCCAGACGCTGGGCGGTTTTCAGAATTTCCACTTTGTCGGTTGAGGACATCACTGTTTCGAAGGTGAATGAAATTCTCCCGGCCAATAATTTTCTTCGCAGAAAATCAGCCAGCACCGAGGCGAGATATGGGTTGGCGGCACCGCTGCCGAACGAGAGGCTGTTCCCGGAAGTATCGAGGGCTGCACCGAATGCGGATATCGGCGCGCGCTGAAGCAGCGAGGAATTTCGCAGAAACGAAGTCACTTCCGCCGGCTCAGCCGACACGTGGTAACTCGTCAGGTCCAAGGAGCCGGTGACGCGAAGTTCCTGCTCGATCTCGTCGGGGTTGATGTAAACGCCGAGGAGCGCGGGAGGCAGGACCGTTTTGAGGGTGCTTTTTCCCGAGCCGTTCGGCCCGGCGAACATGCGCAGACGTGGCGTTGGGTCGCTCACTGAATGGCGATCTTCTTCCCACGTTCCACAGGGATCGGAGGTTCAATTTCCTTGATTCGCCGGCGTGTGCCATCGGGGAACACTTCGTAGATCACTCCATCTTCTGATTGCAGGACGCTTTGGCCTGAGGCCAGCGTCCGCTTGAGCGCCGCGTTAAACGTGACGCCTGACAGGGTTGGAAACAGGCTCTCCAACTGTTGAATCGTCTTCTCGTGCTCCGACATATCGAAATTTTCTCAAGGCAAAATAGGCTGGCTTGGCGCCCGGAGCAAACGATTCTTCCGACAGTTCGCTGGACCCTCCGCTGTCACGCCTTTTTAACCTCCCCGTCGTTCGTTTGTGCCGGACGCGCGTTAGAAGTTCTGCGTTCCGTTGAGTTCAACGGATTTGAACAAG
It encodes:
- the tnpA gene encoding IS200/IS605 family transposase, whose translation is MPSTHLSLHYHIVFSTKDRHPFINDAWRGRLHEYLGGLVRTAEGIPEAVGGTADHVHLLVGLRATHALASFVQDIKQTSSRWIHETIGVKNFAWQPGYGAFTVSVSNCDAVREYIASQMEHHRTKTFQEEYVAFLQKHHVDYDEAYLW
- a CDS encoding phytoene/squalene synthase family protein — its product is MTGSLQELLKQTSRSFYLTLRVLPRAVRPQIGLAYLLARTTDTIADTEILPLQERLNALARLRARIFGHQREPISFSAIAVHQGSPAERTLLERVEDSLALLQTLSAEDLNLVRTVIDTITSGQEMDLMRFGGVARQTVGTPTPSPSKEGSYMSGASNNTVPLLGGVRGGLPQQIIALQTDAELDDYTYRVAGCVGEFWTKMCRAHLFPGAPLDDAQLLTDGVRFGKGLQLVNILRDLPRDLRQGRCYLPTERLKRVGLRAADLVHTKNEAVFRPVYDDLLDLATAHLAAGWNYTNTLPAGQWRVRLACAWPILIGVRTVAQLRTGPVLDAGRRIKVSRAEVRGILVRSLLRVPFPGLFRNQWRPPAPAGKAVAS
- the argH gene encoding argininosuccinate lyase; its protein translation is MKRVVSRSGRFSGGPAADVAAFSESISFDWRLWQHDIRGSIAHATMLRKIGVLKPAELAAITRGLKQIAAEIAAGKFKWKPELEDVHMNIEAELTKRVPAGAKLHTARSRNDQVALDMRLWLRDEIAALQGELRQLQKSFVQLGAKNADVIIPGYTHLQRAQPVYFAHHLLAYVEMLQRDFTRLADCAERANVCPLGSGAIAGSTLPLNREFVAKLLGFVDAQGKPRVTQNSMDGVSDRDFLVEFCAAAALIAVHLSRLAEDVILWAGAEFNFIKIADAYTTGSSLMPQKRNPDVAELTRGKSGRVIGNLVALLTLLKGLPMTYNRDLQEDKERLFDTADTVRASVRLMAAMLANTKVNAAACAAAARDPQLLATDLADYLVRRGMAFRQAHHVVGAVVAHSEKTGKPLDQLKFAELQAIDKTFGRDALGIFKLQRAMAKRNLTGAPGTKEVAKQLARWRELLR
- a CDS encoding zeta toxin family protein, yielding MFAGPNGSGKSTLKTVLPPALLGVYINPDEIEQELRVTGSLDLTSYHVSAEPAEVTSFLRNSSLLQRAPISAFGAALDTSGNSLSFGSGAANPYLASVLADFLRRKLLAGRISFTFETVMSSTDKVEILKTAQRLGYRTYLYYIATDDPEINVSRVRNRVRLGGHPVPEDKIVSRYARSLNLLRDAIAYTNRAYIFDNSTHDQDRTWLAEITDGHMLEMKTDQMPAWFKRAVWDKVTRTS